CAAAGCGTCTTTAGAGGCCAGAGTGGAATTTTTAAAATCCCCTAAGCGGTAGTAATTGCGCCCCAAACGATAAAGCCATATTAATTTCTCGCTAGGGGTTTTAGCCGCTTTTAAAGCGTTTAGGGCAATAATTTGCGCTTTTTCTTTGAGCGATGCGAAATACAAGCAATCAAAGGCTTGGATTTCTTCTTTGGGGTTAAATTCAAAGGCTGTGATTTGGGATAAGTATTTTAAAGCTTCTTTGCAACGATGATCCTCTAATGGGGTTTTAGCAAGGATATTGAGCGTTTTTTGGATCAAGAGAGAATCTTTAGGCAAATCTTTTTGCATGCCTAAAACTTCAGCATAGCGCTTATTGTCAAACAAGAGTTGGGCTTTCAACTCTAAAGCTTTTTGGGCTTCATTAGAATTAGGGAAATTTTGAATGATTTTATCGTAGTGGGCGATTTTTTCTTGCGTGTTCCCTTCCATGGAAAAAAGGGCTTTTTCATCGCGCGCTCTAACGACAGAAGCCCGCTCCAATTCCGCATGGTCTTGCAAATATTGCAGATTGTAAAGGTGGGCGTTTTTAAAATCCTTGATCCTTGCATACAACGCCCCTAAATCATAGAGCGCTTGCTCTTTAGCTTTCAAGTCATCGTCTTGATTAAGGAGCAAGTGAGCGATCTCAATCGCACTTGCATTCATCTGGTTTTTTTTCAATAACTTGAGCAAGTCTAGGGCTGATTCGCTGTGTTGAGAAATATAATCAGGGTTGGATTGAACCACCTTATCAATGAGGTATTTAGCGTTATTAAAGTTTTGATAGTTTATCTCTGCTTCAGCCCAATTAAGCGCGATTTCACTCGCGCTCTCTTTGTCTTTAGCGTTAGAAAAAGCTTCTTTAAAAAGCATGTTAGCGTTGCTCAAATCAGAGCCTTCAGCCGCTTCAATGGCTAAACGCATTTGGGCTAAAGGAGCGTAGCGGGAATTTTTGTATTCTAAAAGAATGCGTTTGTAATAGCGCATGGCCTGTTTGTAATTGTTGTTTTCATCTAAAGCTTTGGCGACATAGTATAGCGCTTCAGGGATATTAGGATCAGTCGGGTAATTTTTAATCCACTTGGTGCCAATATCTATGAGTAAGGATTTTTTAATGCCTAATTGGCCTAATGCGATAATTTCTAATAAATACAAATCTTTTTTAAAAATCGTTTGAGGGTAATTTTTAAACGCGCGGCTGATCGTGCGTAAGGCGTCAAAATAGGCTTGCGAATCCATTTGTTTTTTAGCCTCTAAATAAGCGTTTAAGTCATAGCCCTTTGTGGTGAGTAGGGGTTTGTTATTCACATCTAATTCTTGAATGATAGGGGTTTGAGCGTCTTTAATGACAATGGGGAAATTCAAGCCTTTTCGAGCGTTGTCTTTTTCGCTCAAAAAAGGGATATTTTGATCATAGCCTATGATTTGCCACATTTTGGCTTTAGGATCGTTTTCCACAAAAAGGGGGATCGCTTTTTTATAATCCCTATCAAAAGAAAAAAGGGTGAGTCTTCGCATCACTTTGGGTTTGATGTGTAAAATGAATTGTTGTTGGCGCATAGAATAGGTGATATTGAAAAAAGCGTTTTCTAAAGGGGTAAAGCCCTCCTTAGGGATAGAGTCTATCACGCATTCTATGGGGCGTTTAGCGTGTATAATGGATAAAGACGCTTCAATCCCGCTTGGCGGTTTTTCATTGGTATAAAAACAAGAAAACGCCTTATTGTGTCGTAAGGTTAAAACCGAAAAATCTTCCCCCCCTTCTTTGCCTTGCGTGAGAGTGAGGCTTAAGGCGTTGAGCGAATGGGAGAGCAAGCCCATTAAAAGAAAGATTTTTGACTTAAGCCACAAACTCTAAAAGCCCTCGCATCATAAACACAGAGAACAAGCACGCTAACGCCATAGCAATAATGACCGCATAAATGGGCATGGTGGCGTTTTGGGTGTAAATATCGTTTTGAGCGTAGCTTTGTAAGGGCTTATTGAAAAACATCGCCACGAGCCAACGGAAATAATAAAACGCAGCCACCGCGCTATTAACTAACATCACCACCGCTAAAAGAATGTGATTGCTCTCTAAAGCGCTTTCAACGGCTAAAAATTTCCCCCAAAACACGCTAAAAGGCGGGATCCCTGCAAGCCCAAAAACAAAAATAGCACCCAAGATCGCCACTAAAGGGTGGGTTTTGATAAGGCCGTTGAATTTGGAATAAGGGTGATCGTAGCGTTCATCCCATGTTTTTTCCCGGCTTTTTAAGAGCCATAAAAGGCCAAAAGCCCCAATGTAAGTGAAGGCGAACATGAACCAATAAACAAACATCGCTTGTTGGCTATCTTCAGTGTGGATAAACACGCATGCTAAAGCGAACCCAGAATGCGAAATGGAGCTGTAAGCGAGCATTCTTTTGACATCTTCTTGCCATAAAGCAATGAAATTAGGGATGGTGATAGTCATAAGGATCAAAACATAAAAAATGTCTTCTACCCAAGCGATGCGAGTGTCTATAAACGCCCCAAAAAGGCGAGTCGCTACCACAAAGCCAGCGATTTTAGGCACAATGGAAATATAGCTCGCAAAGACCGGGTTATTGCCCTCATACACATCAGGCATCCAGGTATGGAAAGGCACTAAAGAAACCTTAAAGCCAATCGCTCCAATCAAAAAAATAGCGCCCATCGCAAAGAGCATGGGGTTTGTGATACCCTCAGTGTGCAAGTATAGGGTAATGACTTCAAGATTCAAGCTCCCTGTAAGCAAGTAAAAAGCCATAGCCCCAATAGCAAAAAACGCACTCGCCATCGCCCCCATAGTGAAATACTTGATCCCTGCTTCCAAGCCGTAGCGTTTATCGCTCAACGCCATTAACACGCAAAGGGGTAAGGACGCTGTCTCTAACCCAATAAGGATTAGCAACAAATGGTTGCTTGAAACCATGAACTGAAAGCCGGCGACAATAAACAAGTATAGGGAATAAAATTCAGCGGTCTGAAATTCGTTGAAGCGTTCTTTTGAAAGGGCTAAGAAGATGAGAAAAAAGGCCGAAATCAAGACAATGCTTTGAGAAACTAATGAGAGAGTATCCAAGCTCAAAAACCCAAAAAAGGCGTTTTCTTGCTGTTCTAACCCTAAAACCACCAAAAAATCCAAAACCAAAAAGAGCATGCATAAAAACACATTCAAATTGCGTGAAAACCTGGAAGTGAAAGCGTTGATTAAGAGCGTGAAAATCCCCCCACACACCAACACCAGCATGGGTAAAACGCTCTCAAAATTAAAGCTATCAAAAGAGATATGGAGACTATCTATTAACATAAGAGACCTCTTTTATCTTAGTATCCAATGAACCTAAAAAAGGGAGCGAGCGGATTTCTATCATCTCTAAAAGCTGTTTAGAGCCTTGCTCAATCGGTTTTAAAAGGATTTTAGGATAAATCCCTAAAATTAAGATCAAAGCTAAAATCACGCTCAAAACCCCTACCTCACGAGCGTTCAAATCTTCAAACACGCTGATTTGATTGTTCCCGGCTTTCAAATTACCAAAGAAGACATCTTTATATGAAGTGAGCATGTAAATTGCTGATAGAATGATGCTTGTCCCGGCAATGATAGCCAAAAGAGGGTAAGTGGCAAAAAAGCCTAACAAGCTTAAAAACTCTCCCACAAAACCAATGCTTAAAGGCATGCCCACATTCGCCATTAAAACGATCATAAAAAAGGCTGCAAAAACAGGAGCGCTTTTAGCGATCGATCCAAAGCGAGCGATTTCTAAACTGCTGGTGCGTTCTTCCAAGATACCAGCGAGCAAAAATAATCCCATGACGATAACACCATGTGCAAACATCATAAACACCGCCCCTGAAACCCCCTCAACATTGAAAGAAAAAACCCCAAGCACCACGACTCCCATGTGCGAGAACGAGCTATAAGCGATGAGGGTTTTTAAATCTTTTTGAGCGTAGGCTAGAAAACCTCCATAAATGATCATGCATAGCGCCACAATGGCTATAGGGGTTAAATAGATTTCTGAAAGCTCAGGAAAAAGCGGGAGCAAGAAGCGTAATAAGGCGTAAGTCCCCATTTTAGAAAGCAAGGCCGAAAGCATGACAGAGCCTAAAGTAGGGGCGTTAGAATACGCATAAGGCAACCATGTGTGTAAGGGAAAGAGCGGGATTTTAACCGCAATCCCTATTAAAAAAGCCACAAAGAGCCAGGTTTTAATCTCGCTAGAAAAGTTCAATTGATACCAATCTAAAATATCAAAACTCATCATGCCGTAATTGCTAGCGTAGTAATACCCAATGTATAAAATGCCTAAGAGCATGCATAATGACGCTAAAAAGGTGTAGAGGAAAAACTTCATGCCAGAATAGATTTTGTTATTACGGCCAAAACGACCGATGAGGTATAAAACCGGCAAGAGCGAGATTTCCCAAAAAGCGTAGAAAAAGATCACATTAAGAGAAGAAAACACGCCCATTAAGATCCCTTCTAGCAATAAAAGACAAATCGCAAAGTCTTTACGACGCTCTTTGACATAAATCACGGACAATAACACCACAATAGCGTTTAAAAGCAACAAAAAGAGCGCGATGCCATCAACGCCCACATGGTAATTCACGCCAATTTGATAAGCTAATTCTTTCATTTCTTCAAACTGCATGCCTGCTGTTTGAATATCAAACCCATGCCATAACAACAAGATTAATAACAACTCAATCAAAGCGATGACGATCGCATACGCCCTGCTCGCTTGATCGCTCATAAAGAACGCTAATAGCGCGCTCAGCATGGGGAAAAAGATCACCACGCTTAAAAGATGCGCATGTAAAAACTGCATTTCTTATCTCCCAAAAAAAGCTACAAACGCTAATAAGATTAAAACCCCGGCCACCATGAAGCGCAGCATGGAGGTTAAATTCCCATCTTGACTGATTCTAAACACGCGTCCTATAACAAAAACGCTTCTTCCTATGGTATCCACTATCGCATCAATGATCCTTAATTCCACGACCTGGTGCAAGAATGAAGCGATGGCGCTAAAAACTTTTGCAATCCCTTGATAAAGTTGCGGGATATAGTATTGGTTGAGCAAGAGCTTGTATAAAAAGCCCCCCTCTTTTTTGGAAGTGATACCATTTTTATATTTAAATATGGCATAGGCGATGCTCAATAATACCACTATGGTGGTGATACTGATTAAAAGAGCGAGCGGGACTAGATACTCTCCAACGCTAGGGATCACTTGAGAAACAAAATGAAAAAACGGCTCTTCAAAAAACCCGGCAATGACCGCTAAAACCCCTAAGGGTAGCATGCTTAAAAGCATGAAATTTTTGGCTTCATGGGGGTGGTTGATTTCGTGCTGTTTGGGTGCAAAAAACACCAGCATGATGAGCCTGAAGCTATAAAAAGCGGTAAAGATCGCCCCAATTAGAAGAACAAACCATAAAATGTGGTGGTGCATCCCAAAAGCCACTTCTAAAATTTTGTCTTTAGAAAAGTATCCTGCGAAAGGGTAGATCCCACACAAAGCCACTGATCCTATAATCATAAAGATAGCTGTAACCCTCATGGGTTTGTATAAAGCGCCCATTTTGGTAATATCCAAATTGTCTTCCATCGCATGCATGACATTCCCTGATCCTAAGAAAAGGAGGGATTTGAAAAACGCATGCGTGAAGAGGTGGAAAAGCGCGATCGCATAAGCCCCAAGACCGGCCGCTACAAACATATAACCCAATTGAGAAAGCGTGGAATAAGCCACGATGCGTTTTAAATCCTTATTGACTAAGGCCATGCTCGCCCCAAAAAGGGCCACAAACGCCCCTAAGCATGCGATGAAATAGCCCACTTCAAACACCGCGCTATACAAAGGGTTGGCTCTAATGACCAAATATACCCCAGCGGTTACCATTGTCGCTGCATGGATGAGAGCGGATACAGGGGTAGGACCTTCCATAGCGTTGGCTAACCATGTGTGCATAGGGAATTGCGCGCTCTTGCCCATAGCGCCAATGAAAAGAAACACGCTGATGTAAAAGAGCATGGAATAATCGGCGTTATTGAGCATGCTAAAGACTTCTTTATACTGGAGGGTGCCAAAATTCCAAAAGATCAAAATAATCCCCATGAGCATGCCTAAATCCGTGATCCGATTCATCACAAAGGCTTCAATGGAAGCGTCATTCGCGCTTGTTTTATGATACCAAAAGCCAATGAGCAAGTAAGAGCATAGCCCCACCCCTTCCCAGCCAATGAAAAGCCCTAAAAAATTATCGCTCAATACCAAAATCAGCATGGAAAACACAAAGCCGCTAAGGTAGGAAAAATAGCGGTTAAACCCTGTATCATGCTCCATATAGCCTATAGAATATACATGCACTAAGAAAGAAACTAAAGTGACCACGACAATCATGACCGCATTGATATTATCCAGCATGAGAGAAAAGCCCACTTTAAAATTCCCCACCACGATCCAGTCAAATAAATATTTTTCATAGCTTTGATGATGCCATGCTTGAACGAAAAGAACCACCGCACCAATGAAAGAAACCAGCACGCACAAAGAATTGAAAACGCCCACATGCAACGCTTTAGCTTTAGCCCCAAACAGCCCCGCATAAAGTGCACCGATTAAAGGCAAAAACAACACCACTGACAGCAAAGAAGAATATTGCATGCTCAACCTTTCATAGCGTTTAAAGAATCAATATCTAAGCTCTTGTATTTTTTAAACCACAAAATCACCAAGCCCAAACCAATAGCCACCTCACTAGCGGCAATAGCGATAATAAAGAGTGCGAACATCTGTCCGTCTAAATTGTGTGTGTATTTAGAGATCGCTACAAAACCGATATTGATCGCATTGAGCATGATTTCTGTAGAAAAAAAGAGTAACAGAATGTTTTTGCGTTTCAGCATGCCCGCTAAACCAATGCAAAAGAGCAACCCTGAAACAATCAAATAGTGGTTTAACCCTATCATAGAGATTCCTTTATAAATTGCGTGTGATTTTTCCCATGGATTTTTTGAATCCCTGTAGCGATGCCTCCAACCATAGCGACTAAAAGCATTAAAGCCGCCGCTTCAAAGGGAATGAGGTAATTGGTGAAAAGCACATAACCAATCGCTTTAATGTTAGGGATTTGTGCATCAATAGCGTTGGAATTGACTTGCTTAGAAAGGTTTTCGCCAATGCTAGGAGCGCTTAAAATCAAGGTGAGCAATAGCGCCACGCCAAATGAAAGAACGCACAAGATTTTAGGGCTTTGCTTGCGTTCAACCACTTCTGCAGCGGAGTTGAAAAACATCATGCCAAACGCATACATCACAATGACCGCGCCCACATACACCGTGATTTGCACCACGCCCAAAAACTCAGCGTCTAGTAAAAAGAAAAAAGCAGAGATAAAAACCATGCTGCTAGCGAGAGCGGTAATAGCATAAAGGATATTCGTGGTGGTGATCACCACTAACGCCATGCTTAAAGTAAGGATCGCAAAGAAATAAAAGGCAATGGTTTCAAACATTTTCATCTCCCTTATTACTTTCTGGGCTTGGAGACTCTTCTTTGGATTCTTCTTTTGAAGGCTCTTGGACATAATCTAAAGGGGTGGCTTGCATGCGTTCGTTATAATTAGGGCTTACCGCACCAAAACCTAAAAATTCGGCATGCGAGCAGTTTTTAGCGTCTTGTTCGCTCGTTAGAAACTCGCTTTTAGAACCGTATTGGGAGCGTTGGGTGCTGGCGTTTTCAAACCGATTCCCCATAACAATCGCCAATTCTGGGCAAACTTCCGCGCACAACCCGCAATAAATGCAACGCCCCAAATTGATCGTGTAAGAATCGATCTTTTTGCGGTTGTCTTCGCCCTTATGCGTGATGATCCTTATGCAATTGCTCGTGCAAATCTTTTCGCACAGCCCACAACCTATACACCTTTCAGAGCCTGAGTCTAAAAGCCGTTGCAAATGATGCACCGCGCGATAGCGTGGGCTTAAAGGGAGTTGCTCCATAGGGTAATGGATGGTTACGCTTGGGCTAAAAAATTCCTTGATCGTAAGCCCTAACCCTTTGAATAGATCCAAACCCAAGCTCGTTTTAATGGTGTCTTTAAATTGCTCGGTCGCGCTATGGACTTCGGATCGTTTAGGAAGTTGCTTGTATTCTTGTTTGGCCATAAAACCTCCTTTAAATTAAAATGA
This DNA window, taken from Helicobacter pylori, encodes the following:
- a CDS encoding DUF7494 domain-containing protein, whose translation is MWLKSKIFLLMGLLSHSLNALSLTLTQGKEGGEDFSVLTLRHNKAFSCFYTNEKPPSGIEASLSIIHAKRPIECVIDSIPKEGFTPLENAFFNITYSMRQQQFILHIKPKVMRRLTLFSFDRDYKKAIPLFVENDPKAKMWQIIGYDQNIPFLSEKDNARKGLNFPIVIKDAQTPIIQELDVNNKPLLTTKGYDLNAYLEAKKQMDSQAYFDALRTISRAFKNYPQTIFKKDLYLLEIIALGQLGIKKSLLIDIGTKWIKNYPTDPNIPEALYYVAKALDENNNYKQAMRYYKRILLEYKNSRYAPLAQMRLAIEAAEGSDLSNANMLFKEAFSNAKDKESASEIALNWAEAEINYQNFNNAKYLIDKVVQSNPDYISQHSESALDLLKLLKKNQMNASAIEIAHLLLNQDDDLKAKEQALYDLGALYARIKDFKNAHLYNLQYLQDHAELERASVVRARDEKALFSMEGNTQEKIAHYDKIIQNFPNSNEAQKALELKAQLLFDNKRYAEVLGMQKDLPKDSLLIQKTLNILAKTPLEDHRCKEALKYLSQITAFEFNPKEEIQAFDCLYFASLKEKAQIIALNALKAAKTPSEKLIWLYRLGRNYYRLGDFKNSTLASKDALILAQSLNKKEFYDIAFVLFSDYMQNNERELALNLYAFLEKHFKDDKRMALVYFKLLENEKDPKSVKIYATSLLKLQDAYKDYSYTPFSEFALINAYRTTKDYSKALETLDKLLNRRLSLEDHQKALYLQSSLLDLTHQKAKSKASLEKCVQLKQKDQTNAWQNLCEQGLNLFKNKES
- the nuoN gene encoding NADH-quinone oxidoreductase subunit NuoN — protein: MLIDSLHISFDSFNFESVLPMLVLVCGGIFTLLINAFTSRFSRNLNVFLCMLFLVLDFLVVLGLEQQENAFFGFLSLDTLSLVSQSIVLISAFFLIFLALSKERFNEFQTAEFYSLYLFIVAGFQFMVSSNHLLLILIGLETASLPLCVLMALSDKRYGLEAGIKYFTMGAMASAFFAIGAMAFYLLTGSLNLEVITLYLHTEGITNPMLFAMGAIFLIGAIGFKVSLVPFHTWMPDVYEGNNPVFASYISIVPKIAGFVVATRLFGAFIDTRIAWVEDIFYVLILMTITIPNFIALWQEDVKRMLAYSSISHSGFALACVFIHTEDSQQAMFVYWFMFAFTYIGAFGLLWLLKSREKTWDERYDHPYSKFNGLIKTHPLVAILGAIFVFGLAGIPPFSVFWGKFLAVESALESNHILLAVVMLVNSAVAAFYYFRWLVAMFFNKPLQSYAQNDIYTQNATMPIYAVIIAMALACLFSVFMMRGLLEFVA
- a CDS encoding NADH-quinone oxidoreductase subunit M — encoded protein: MQFLHAHLLSVVIFFPMLSALLAFFMSDQASRAYAIVIALIELLLILLLWHGFDIQTAGMQFEEMKELAYQIGVNYHVGVDGIALFLLLLNAIVVLLSVIYVKERRKDFAICLLLLEGILMGVFSSLNVIFFYAFWEISLLPVLYLIGRFGRNNKIYSGMKFFLYTFLASLCMLLGILYIGYYYASNYGMMSFDILDWYQLNFSSEIKTWLFVAFLIGIAVKIPLFPLHTWLPYAYSNAPTLGSVMLSALLSKMGTYALLRFLLPLFPELSEIYLTPIAIVALCMIIYGGFLAYAQKDLKTLIAYSSFSHMGVVVLGVFSFNVEGVSGAVFMMFAHGVIVMGLFLLAGILEERTSSLEIARFGSIAKSAPVFAAFFMIVLMANVGMPLSIGFVGEFLSLLGFFATYPLLAIIAGTSIILSAIYMLTSYKDVFFGNLKAGNNQISVFEDLNAREVGVLSVILALILILGIYPKILLKPIEQGSKQLLEMIEIRSLPFLGSLDTKIKEVSYVNR
- the nuoL gene encoding NADH-quinone oxidoreductase subunit L translates to MQYSSLLSVVLFLPLIGALYAGLFGAKAKALHVGVFNSLCVLVSFIGAVVLFVQAWHHQSYEKYLFDWIVVGNFKVGFSLMLDNINAVMIVVVTLVSFLVHVYSIGYMEHDTGFNRYFSYLSGFVFSMLILVLSDNFLGLFIGWEGVGLCSYLLIGFWYHKTSANDASIEAFVMNRITDLGMLMGIILIFWNFGTLQYKEVFSMLNNADYSMLFYISVFLFIGAMGKSAQFPMHTWLANAMEGPTPVSALIHAATMVTAGVYLVIRANPLYSAVFEVGYFIACLGAFVALFGASMALVNKDLKRIVAYSTLSQLGYMFVAAGLGAYAIALFHLFTHAFFKSLLFLGSGNVMHAMEDNLDITKMGALYKPMRVTAIFMIIGSVALCGIYPFAGYFSKDKILEVAFGMHHHILWFVLLIGAIFTAFYSFRLIMLVFFAPKQHEINHPHEAKNFMLLSMLPLGVLAVIAGFFEEPFFHFVSQVIPSVGEYLVPLALLISITTIVVLLSIAYAIFKYKNGITSKKEGGFLYKLLLNQYYIPQLYQGIAKVFSAIASFLHQVVELRIIDAIVDTIGRSVFVIGRVFRISQDGNLTSMLRFMVAGVLILLAFVAFFGR
- the nuoK gene encoding NADH-quinone oxidoreductase subunit NuoK → MIGLNHYLIVSGLLFCIGLAGMLKRKNILLLFFSTEIMLNAINIGFVAISKYTHNLDGQMFALFIIAIAASEVAIGLGLVILWFKKYKSLDIDSLNAMKG
- a CDS encoding NADH-quinone oxidoreductase subunit J, translated to MFETIAFYFFAILTLSMALVVITTTNILYAITALASSMVFISAFFFLLDAEFLGVVQITVYVGAVIVMYAFGMMFFNSAAEVVERKQSPKILCVLSFGVALLLTLILSAPSIGENLSKQVNSNAIDAQIPNIKAIGYVLFTNYLIPFEAAALMLLVAMVGGIATGIQKIHGKNHTQFIKESL
- the nuoI gene encoding NADH-quinone oxidoreductase subunit NuoI yields the protein MAKQEYKQLPKRSEVHSATEQFKDTIKTSLGLDLFKGLGLTIKEFFSPSVTIHYPMEQLPLSPRYRAVHHLQRLLDSGSERCIGCGLCEKICTSNCIRIITHKGEDNRKKIDSYTINLGRCIYCGLCAEVCPELAIVMGNRFENASTQRSQYGSKSEFLTSEQDAKNCSHAEFLGFGAVSPNYNERMQATPLDYVQEPSKEESKEESPSPESNKGDENV